A DNA window from Malus domestica chromosome 12, GDT2T_hap1 contains the following coding sequences:
- the LOC103423350 gene encoding UDP-glycosyltransferase 86A1-like, with amino-acid sequence MAVICPHITDITQLRSVFQFITCLLSQKHLEREREREREREREREMEDKASNPHAIMVPLPLQGHVIPFTHLATKLASQGFTLTFVNTQYIHHHILKSQPNDKTEDDIFATARKSGLDIRYTTVSDGFPLAFDRFQNLDQFLEGTLHVFPAHVDELVGDLVQSDPSITCLIVDTFQSWSATIANKYNLIHISFWTEPALVLNIYYHLDLLRKNGHFGAHDNREDIIDYIPSVKAIEPRDLMSCLQTTDLFCPMLRIFYKAFREVKRADFILCNTVQELEFESLSALQAKQPTYAIGPVFPDSLTKNIVATNLMPEFDCIHWLHKKPHGSVLFISFGSYAQVTKDDFEEIAYGLLLSEVNFIWVLRPDTTGYDETYILPVGFEDEIKDRGLMVPWCSQIEVLSHPAVGGFLTHCGWNSILESMRCGVPMLCFPLVADQITNRKLVVDDWGVGLNLCDRVKPVRRVDVAEKINRLICGESGDGLQKKVMKVTQTLEDAVALNGSSQKNLSQFISNVKEKIRTRM; translated from the exons ATGGCAGTCATCTGTCCACACATCACAGACATCACACAATTAAGAAGTGTTTTTCAGTTCATCACTTGCCTACTTTCTCAGAAAcacctagagagagagagagagagagagagagagagagagagagagagagagatggaggacAAAGCCTCAAACCCTCATGCAATTATGGTTCCTCTTCCTCTCCAAGGCCATGTAATCCCATTCACCCATCTGGCCACGAAGCTTGCTTCACAAGGCTTCACCCTCACTTTTGTCAACACCCAATATATCCACCACCACATACTCAAGTCCCAACCCAACGACAAAACAGAAGACGATATCTTTGCCACAGCGCGTAAATCTGGTCTAGACATACGCTACACAACAGTGAGTGATGGATTTCCACTAGCTTTCGACCGATTTCAGAACCTCGACCAATTTCTTGAGGGTACTTTGCATGTCTTCCCTGCCCATGTGGATGAACTTGTTGGAGATTTAGTCCAATCTGACCCCTCAATCACTTGTTTGATTGTTGATACTTTCCAATCATGGTCAGCAACCATAGCCAACAAGTACAACCTTATCCATATTTCCTTCTGGACTGAACCAGCCCTAGTCTTAAACATCTACTATCACTTGGACCTTCTCCGAAAAAATGGTCATTTCGGTGCTCATG ATAATCGCGAGGACATCATTGATTACATACCTAGCGTGAAAGCTATTGAACCAAGGGACTTGATGTCATGCCTCCAAACAACAGATTTATTTTGCCCAATGCTCCGCATCTTTTACAAGGCATTTCGCGAAGTGAAAAGGGCAGATTTTATTTTGTGTAATACAGTGCAAGAACTTGAATTTGAGTCCCTTTCTGCCTTGCAAGCGAAGCAACCAACATATGCAATTGGCCCCGTCTTCCCCGATAGTCTCACCAAGAACATCGTGGCTACCAATCTGATGCCAGAATTTGACTGCATCCATTGGCTCCACAAGAAGCCCCATGGTTCGGTTTTGTTCATTTCTTTTGGCAGCTATGCTCAAGTTACAAAGGATGATTTTGAGGAAATAGCTTATGGGCTTTTGCTTAGTGAAGTGAATTTCATCTGGGTACTTCGTCCCGACACTACAGGTTATGATGAAACGTATATTCTACCAGTCGGATTTGAAGATGAGATTAAAGATAGAGGGTTGATGGTGCCATGGTGCTCTCAGATTGAGGTGCTTTCACATCCAGCAGTAGGAGGGTTCTTAACGCATTGTGGATGGAATTCTATACTGGAAAGTATGCGGTGTGGTGTTCCCATGCTATGTTTTCCTCTAGTGGCTGACCAAATCACTAATAGGAAACTAGTAGTTGATGACTGGGGCGTTGGACTCAATCTTTGTGATCGGGTTAAACCCGTTAGAAGGGTGGATGTAGCAGAGAAGATCAACCGTCTGATATGTGGAGAATCGGGTGATGGTTTGCAGAAGAAGGTCATGAAAGTAACACAAACATTGGAGGATGCAGTGGCTCTAAATGGGTCATCACAAAAGAATTTATCTCAATTCATTAGTAATGTGAAGGAAAAAATTAGGACACGAATGTGA